In Aestuariibaculum lutulentum, one DNA window encodes the following:
- a CDS encoding TolC family protein, with protein sequence MLHYKKIGLLGAVVLTSLYSCVPTIGVMKERKDVPEQFQNQSSDTTNTADVHWQEYFTDPHLYALIETALQNNQELNITLQEIEIARNEVKAKKGEYLPFVDFKAGAEVEKVGRYTSQGANDANTDIRPGEEFPEPLPNYGLALQARWELDVWKKLRNAKKATYQRYIASVEGRNFLVTNLISEIANSYYELLALDNQLRIVEENIKIQSNALNIVKLQKQAARVTELAVKRFEAEVMHTRSLQFDIKQQIVETENNINFLVGRFPQTVIRSSDSFYDLIPEHLAVGVPTQLLENRPDIRQAEMELEAAKLDIKVAKARFYPSLGISAGVGLEAFKPSLLTETPESLLYSVVGDIAGPLINRNEIKAAYYNASAKQIQAVFNYERTVLNAYLEVANQLSKISNLDKSYDLKSQKVDALTRSIDISNTLFKSARADYLEVLLTQREALESKFELVETKKEQMNAMVNMYRALGGGWD encoded by the coding sequence ATGTTACACTATAAAAAAATAGGGTTGCTGGGCGCTGTCGTTTTAACCAGTCTGTATTCTTGTGTGCCGACTATTGGGGTGATGAAGGAACGAAAGGATGTACCGGAACAATTTCAAAATCAATCTTCCGATACAACAAATACAGCCGATGTTCACTGGCAGGAATATTTTACCGATCCGCATTTGTATGCTTTAATTGAAACGGCATTACAAAATAATCAGGAGTTGAATATTACCTTACAGGAAATTGAAATTGCCCGTAATGAAGTGAAAGCCAAAAAAGGAGAGTACTTGCCTTTTGTAGATTTTAAAGCTGGCGCTGAAGTTGAAAAAGTTGGGCGTTATACCAGCCAGGGTGCGAATGACGCCAATACCGATATCAGACCGGGAGAGGAATTTCCTGAGCCTTTACCGAATTACGGTTTGGCGCTTCAGGCGCGTTGGGAACTTGACGTTTGGAAAAAGTTGCGCAATGCAAAAAAGGCAACCTACCAGCGTTATATTGCTTCGGTTGAAGGCCGAAACTTTTTGGTGACAAATCTGATTTCAGAAATCGCCAATTCCTATTACGAATTGCTGGCTTTAGATAATCAGTTGCGTATTGTTGAAGAAAATATCAAAATTCAATCTAACGCCTTAAATATTGTAAAACTTCAAAAGCAGGCAGCTCGCGTTACCGAGCTGGCAGTGAAACGTTTTGAAGCCGAGGTGATGCACACCAGAAGTTTACAATTTGATATTAAACAGCAAATTGTGGAAACCGAAAACAATATCAACTTTTTAGTGGGTAGATTTCCGCAGACGGTTATTAGAAGTTCGGACTCGTTTTACGATTTAATTCCTGAACATTTAGCGGTTGGTGTGCCTACGCAATTGTTGGAAAATCGTCCGGATATTCGTCAGGCGGAAATGGAACTAGAAGCAGCAAAATTGGATATTAAAGTAGCGAAAGCGAGATTTTATCCATCACTTGGTATTTCGGCAGGGGTAGGTTTAGAGGCTTTTAAACCATCGCTGTTAACCGAAACGCCAGAGTCGTTATTGTATTCTGTGGTTGGTGATATTGCCGGGCCACTTATTAATAGAAATGAAATAAAAGCGGCATATTATAATGCCAGCGCAAAGCAAATACAAGCAGTATTTAATTATGAAAGAACGGTGTTGAACGCGTATCTCGAAGTTGCTAATCAGCTCTCTAAAATTAGTAATCTTGATAAAAGCTACGATTTGAAATCGCAGAAAGTAGATGCGCTTACCCGTTCAATCGATATTTCGAATACCTTGTTTAAGTCGGCAAGAGCGGATTATTTAGAAGTGTTGTTAACTCAAAGAGAAGCATTAGAGTCTAAATTTGAGTTGGTTGAAACTAAAAAGGAGCAAATGAATGCGATGGTTAATATGTATCGTGCTTTAGGAGGAGGTTGGGATTAA